The Pannonibacter sp. XCT-53 sequence GGGCGATCGAGAACGGCGCCTTCGTCGTCTCGGCTGCCCAGGGCGGCACCCATGCGGACGGCCGCGAGACCTTCGGCCACAGCCTGATCGTCGGCCCCTGGGGAGACGTGATCGCCGAGCTTGACCACGACGAGCCCGGCGTCGTTCTGGCCGAGATTGATCCGGAGGAGTCGCTGAAGGCGCGCCAGCGCATTCCCGCCATCGCCAACGAGCGCAGCTTTGCGCTGTCCGGCCAGTGAAGGAGGATCCGGCGCGTGATCCGCTACTCTCTCCTGTGTGACAATGCCCACGGCTTCGAGGCCTGGTTCCGCAACTCCGGTGACTATGACGCGCAGAGCGCGCGCGGTCTGGTGTCTTGCCCGGTGTGCGGGTCGCCCGTGGTGACCAAGGCGCTGATGGCACCAGCGGTTGCTACCGCCGAGAAACGGGAGGAACGCCAGCAGGCGGCAGCGGCTGTCGCGGCCGGGCCGTCACCCGCCGCCGTGCCTGCGCCCGAGCCGGTCACGCCCGGGGTCGACGGCACGTCCAGCGCGGCCCTCATCCCCTCCGACGCGCGCTATGCCGAGCTGGTCGGCAAGCTTCGCGAACTGCGGGCGCAGATGACGGCCAATGCGGATTATGTCGGGTCCTCGTTTGCCGAGGAAGCGCGCAAGATGCACTACGGCGAAACCGATCACCGCAACATCTATGGCGAGACCAACGCCGATGACGCGCGCTCGCTGCTCGAGGAAGGCATCAGCATCCTGCCGCTGCCGGTGCTGCCCGACGACCGCAACTGAGGTCGGCGCGGCGGACCCAGCCACCGCGCGCCCTGCTGCTGCCCCTGTCGCGTCCGCCGTTCCAGTGCGGGGGGCTGTCGCCCCACAACACGTCTCACAACAGGTCCCACAACACGGCCGGCGACACGTCCGCCAAAACGTCCACTAGCCGCCTGACGGCGTCCCGATCTGTCCGTCAGGCATGAGGCGTCAGGCTTCAGGGTCCGGCCGGCGGGCTGTCCGTCAGGCCGCGCCGGCCGGTTTGGCGGGGGCCTTGCGCGGGGCCGCAGGGCCGCTGCCCTTGCGCACCGGTGCCTTGCGGGCGGGTGTCGCGGCCATGGCCGGGGCCGACGCGTCGGCCGGCGTCACGGCCTCCGTGCGGAGCGGAGCGTTCCCCTCGGCGTCCGTGGTGCGATGCGCGGCAGTCTCCGCCGGGGCGGAGGGCGCGGCCAGCGCCACTTCCTCTTCCGCGGCGTGTTCGATCTCGACCACCGCCTCGACCGCCGTTTCGGTCAGGGCCTCGGCGCAGGCCGCGCCCTCGGAGACGCTGTCCTTCCAGAGTTCGAGCGAGCGCTGGGCCTGGCTCTCATAGTCCTGCCACAGGGTCCGCAGGAAGGACTGCATGGTGCGCATCGCCTCGTCGGGCAGACGGCAGGCCGTGAGGCTGCGGACATAGTCGAGGTCGGCATTGAGGCGGTGGGTGACGAAGTCCATGTGGCTGGTCATCGCCTTTTCGGCGTTGGTCACCATCCGGCGGCGCACGTCTTCCATGCAGCGGAAGGTCCGGTCCTCGATCCGGTCGCTGCGCTCGGCCCAGCTCCAGTTGCGCGGCAGGCCGCCGAGCCCCGCCGGGAGCCAGGACTGGGGCAGGAGCGCATCCATGCCGGAGAGAAACGCCGTGTCCCTGGTCTGCTTGCTGTCCTCATGTGTCATGCCTGCCTCCCGTCGCTCGGTTTCAGGGTCCGGACGCCTGCTCCGTCCCCGGCGGATTGCTGCAGCGCGTCGATACACGCCCAAGGCGTCACTTTGATGATAAGGATGTCAGGCCTCCAGTCTAACGTGCCCTTCGTGTCCCCGGTTTGATCTGGCTCATGGCGCGCGGTTTTGCGGTGCGAAAAACTGGCGCCCACGCGTGTCCTGGTGGGGCAGAAGGAGACAGCCGATGTCACAGCAGACCGGATCACTGCCAGCGCCAGCGGCCCCCAGTCCGCTTTCCTCCACGTCCCACTTGTCCGGTCCGCACGCGTCCGGTGCAGGTCCCGCCGCGCCGGGGCCCGATCCGGACGGGCGCCCGGTCTCACGCCGTCCGGCAGGCCTTGCGCCCGGGACGTCATGGTTGTCTGGGATCTCTGGGTTCTCTGGGCTGTCGGGACTGTCCGCCTTGCCTGGCCTGCCGGTCGGGGAGGGACCGCTGGAGAGCGGCACTGCGGAGCTCCTGGACCGCGCCACACGCGCCTGTCTTGCCCGGGTTACCGGCGGCGTCTCGCCCGGTGCCCTCGCCGAGGCCTATGCCGACTGGCTGATGCATCTTGCCGTCTTGCCGGGCAAGCAGGCCCTCCTTGCGGAACAGGCCGTCCGGACGACGCAGCGGCTGCTCCGGTTTGCAGCAGAGTGTGCCGCCAACGGCGGCACCGCCGCCGCCTGCATCGAGCCCTCGCCCCAGGACAGGCGCTTCCGCGGCGCGGACTGGGCCACCTGGCCGTTCAATCTCTATGCGCAGTCGTTCCTTCTCACCCAGCAGTGGTGGTCCAACGCCATGACCGGCGTGCGGGGTGTGTCCCCCCATCACGAGCGGATCGTGGACTTCGTCACCCGGCAGATGCTTGATCTGGTGGCCCCGTCCAACTTTCCGGCCACCAATCCGGACGTGCTGCGCCGGACGCTGGACGAGGGCGGCATGAACCTGGTCCGCGGCGCCCGCCATGCCCTGGAGGATCTCGAGCGCCTCGGCACCCGCCGTCCGCCGGCCGGCAGCGAGGCCTTCCGCCCCGGCGAGACGCTGGCCATCACGCCGGGCAAGGTCGTCTACCGCAATCACCTGATCGAGCTGATCCAGTACGCCCCCGCGACGCCGGCGGTGAAGGCCGAGCCGGTGCTGGTCGTCCCGGCGTGGATCATGA is a genomic window containing:
- a CDS encoding DUF1178 family protein: MIRYSLLCDNAHGFEAWFRNSGDYDAQSARGLVSCPVCGSPVVTKALMAPAVATAEKREERQQAAAAVAAGPSPAAVPAPEPVTPGVDGTSSAALIPSDARYAELVGKLRELRAQMTANADYVGSSFAEEARKMHYGETDHRNIYGETNADDARSLLEEGISILPLPVLPDDRN
- a CDS encoding phasin family protein, with amino-acid sequence MTHEDSKQTRDTAFLSGMDALLPQSWLPAGLGGLPRNWSWAERSDRIEDRTFRCMEDVRRRMVTNAEKAMTSHMDFVTHRLNADLDYVRSLTACRLPDEAMRTMQSFLRTLWQDYESQAQRSLELWKDSVSEGAACAEALTETAVEAVVEIEHAAEEEVALAAPSAPAETAAHRTTDAEGNAPLRTEAVTPADASAPAMAATPARKAPVRKGSGPAAPRKAPAKPAGAA